From Pseudomonadota bacterium:
ACAAAGAAGAATTAAAGTCCAAACTTGCAGAAATTACAAAGCTGGTCCCATACATTAAGATGGTGAAAAATGAGAAGCTGGGGTCACGTCTTCAGAATATAGAAGAATATGACAAACTTTTCACCAAAGACGAGATAGACAGTCTATTTCGTGAAGTGGTCTCGTACTATATTGATCCGACTAAGTGCCAGGCCTGTATGACCTGCGCTAAGAGATGCCCTGTAGAGGCGATCATAAGTGCAAAGAACCAGATCCATGTAGTTGATCAAGAGAAATGCATTAAATGCGGAACTTGCTTTGAAGCTTGTCCCCCTAAATTTGGTGCGGTGACGAAGATTTCCGGCGCGCCTGTTCCGCCTCCTATTCCTGAAGAAAAAAGAACCATAGTCAGAAAGAGTAAAGAAAAAGAAGTTAGTTGAAGCAAGGAAAGGAATGAGCGTTTTGGAGGCAGCATAAAATGTATGGATATTCATTCCTACATTTTGTCACGACGAGAAATTAGATTTATTCTTGAATCCTCACCAAAAACTGCTATAATACACAAACATGCGTATCATGGGTCTTGATGTTGGCGAAAGGAAGATAGGGATTTCATTATCAGACCCTACTTTTAGCATAGCGCTGGCACACAAAGTCTACAGAAGAAGCTCAATGAAAGAGGATTTGGAAGAGTTTAAAAAGATTGTTGAAAATTATGATATCAAAGAAATTGTTATTGGATTACCAAAGAATCTAAACGGGACCATTGGGAAGAAGGCAAAGGAGATTATTAACTTTGCAGAAGAGATTGAAAAATATACACTCATTCCAATTGCTTTGTGGGATGAAAGGTTCAGCACAAACGAAGCACACAGAATACTGGAAATGGCGCAGATAAAACACAAAAAAAGAAGACCGCTCTTAGATATGATGGCATCACAGATCATACTTCAGGGATACCTGGATGCTCACAAAAAAAGATAAAAAGATCATCGCCATATCATTAATAATCTTACTAATCACTCAATCAATCATATTTGCAAGTATCCCTATGGATACTGATAGTGAACCTATAATTATAATTGTGAAGAATGGAACAAGTTTACACAACATTGCTGATAGGCTTAAGAATGACGGCATAATAAGCTCCTCCTCCCTCTTTATGGTCTTTTCTTTACTTTACGGAGGCAAGCTGATAGCCGGAGAATACGAGCTTAGAAAAGATATGTCCATACTGGGCATATTAAAAAAGATGGGCCGCGGGGATAGACATATATATGCACTGAGAATAGTGGAAGGCTACAATCTATACAACATTGCTGACGCTATAGAAAAGGCAGAGATTATGAAAAGGGTTGAATTCCTGAAGCTCGCAAAAGATAAAACCATGTTGAGCAAATTAGGGATAACCTCTGATTCCTTGGAAGGTTATCTTCCACCAGACACATACTA
This genomic window contains:
- the ruvX gene encoding Holliday junction resolvase RuvX — protein: MRIMGLDVGERKIGISLSDPTFSIALAHKVYRRSSMKEDLEEFKKIVENYDIKEIVIGLPKNLNGTIGKKAKEIINFAEEIEKYTLIPIALWDERFSTNEAHRILEMAQIKHKKRRPLLDMMASQIILQGYLDAHKKR